The Vigna radiata var. radiata cultivar VC1973A unplaced genomic scaffold, Vradiata_ver6 scaffold_221, whole genome shotgun sequence genome window below encodes:
- the LOC106753376 gene encoding gamma-interferon-inducible lysosomal thiol reductase-like, translating to MVSPKLAIISVLTLVPFLFINNKSDAASYYPSGLHGDSAQVAPFASQKVNLSVYYASLSQPSATFIVKNLEQIFHSNLIDIINLQLVPWANAYVNKTNQSLICQNGPDECELNSLETCALNVWNDVSKHYALIYCFEFLAIEGRHKNWKDCFSQLDLPEEPVLNCYTRANGTEIGQKYINETAPLKFLPLVMVNNESIGKEYENFTRYVCEAYRGTPVPAACNATFIWK from the exons ATGGTTTCTCCAAAACTAGCCATCATCTCTGTACTGACATTAGTCCCTTTCcttttcatcaataataaatCTGACGCTGCTTCATATTACCCTTCTGGTTTACATGGTGACAGTGCTCAAGTTGCACCCTTTGCTTCTCAGAAAGTTAATCTTTCAGTGTACTATGCAAGCCTAAGCCAACCTTCTGCAACTTTCATTGTGAAGAATCTTGAGCAGATTTTCCACAGCAATCTCATCGACATTATCAACCTCCAGCTAGTACCTTGGGCCAATGCTTATGTTAATAAGACCAACCAATCCTTAATATGTCAG AATGGACCAGATGAATGTGAGCTAAATTCACTGGAAACTTGTGCCCTCAATGTTTGGAATGATGTG AGCAAGCATTATGCTCTGATCTACTGCTTTGAGTTTCTGGCAATTGAGGGAAGGCACAAGAATTGGAAAGACTGTTTCAGCCAATTGGACTTGCCTGAGGAACCTGTTCTGAACTGCTATACCAGAGCAAATGGCACAGAG ATtggacaaaaatatattaatgaaacTGCACCCCTCAAATTTCTGCCTTTAGTGATGGTAAACAATGAATCAATCGGAAAg gaatatgaaaattttacacGATATGTTTGCGAGGCTTACAGAGGCACACCTGTTCCAGCTGCATGCAATGCAACCTTCATTTGGAAATAA
- the LOC106753382 gene encoding uncharacterized protein LOC106753382, whose amino-acid sequence MEEEVGTNVESLVPPSLNSEEGSEREEEVENKVKEDDDDDDVGKEEKDSGSIINNFISFITPLSPKPSQHADDDDDGGEKGGVIRKMVSSFFHQSEAEERVVVRQEEKEEEEIMADEKAKRFKTENGGIIHNIASHLPAPVTDDAVPTADEATFLINSLVRD is encoded by the exons atggaagaagaagttgGAACAAACGTTGAGAGCTTGGTTCCTCCAAGTCTGAACTCAGAAGAGGGATctgaaagagaagaagaagttgagaaTAAGGtgaaagaagatgatgatgatgatgatgttggaaaagaagagaaggatAGTGGTAGTATTATTAACAACTTCATTTCTTTCATCACACCGTTGAGTCCAAAACCCTCTCAGCatgctgatgatgatgatgacggtgGAGAAAAGGGAGGGGTTATCAGAAAAATGGTTTCGAGTTTCTTCCATCAAAGTGAAGCTGAAGAAAGGGTGGTGGTAAGACAAgaggagaaggaggaagaagaaatcatGGCTGATGAAAAAGCCAAACGGTTCAAGACAGAAAATGGAGGCATCATTCATAACATTGCTTCTCATTTGCCTGCTCCAGTAACag ATGATGCAGTTCCTACGGCAGATGAAGCCACTTTCTTAATTAACTCTCTTGTTCGTGACTAA